In Parasteatoda tepidariorum isolate YZ-2023 chromosome 2, CAS_Ptep_4.0, whole genome shotgun sequence, one DNA window encodes the following:
- the LOC107441318 gene encoding eukaryotic translation initiation factor 4 gamma 1-like: protein MSFTEKEKEELRRSVQGIFNKLTPQKFETLLTQIKNLNIDTEEKLWAVINLIFEAAAAEANSSVPYANMCKHLGLIKVPTKNKDYVNFHKVLLKKCQREFEKGRSDELKHERLWKKLLQKKRKN, encoded by the exons gaAAAAGAGGAACTTAGAAGAAGTGTCCAAGGAATCTTTAATAAACTCACACCACAGAAGTTTGAAACTCTATTGACTCAAATCAAAAATCTTAACATCGACACTGAGGAAAAACTGTGGGCagtcattaatttaatatttgaggCAGCTGCGGCAGAGGCAAACTCCAGCGTCCCCTATGCAAACATGTGCAAGCATTTGGGATTG attaaagtGCCCACTAAGAATAAGGACTATGTGAATTTCCATAAAGTTCTCTTAAAAAAGTGCCAGAGAGAATTCGAAAAGGGTAGGAGTGATGAATTGAAACACGAAAGGCTCTGGAAGAAGCTGCTCCA gaagaaaagaaagaattag